Proteins found in one Panicum hallii strain FIL2 chromosome 4, PHallii_v3.1, whole genome shotgun sequence genomic segment:
- the LOC112889315 gene encoding protein OVEREXPRESSOR OF CATIONIC PEROXIDASE 3: MATVLPLAVLAAAPASAAPRTCISSASVPEPFLGTLARLRLRSAPRGVACALRRRPSKYKTKIQSEEEVVPAEAVMDDDDEDGALEALFKQLEEDLENDDLSVDDDEDEISEEDMARFEKELAEAIEEVGGVDESAGDSLLSSADYGNDEQIDGSQRPELKTWQLRRLARALKIGRRKTSIKNLAGELGLDRALVIELLRNPPPKLLLMSDSLPDEAPSKPEVKEQEPPNSATVDEVDTSEIEPQVDLPVHVMSAEWSARKRLKKVQLETLERVYLRSKRPTNTMISSIVQVTNLPRKTIVKWFEDRREQDGVPDHRVAFKRSLSETVASS, translated from the exons ATGGCGACGGTGCTGCCGCTCGccgtgctcgccgccgcccctgcctcggCCGCACCGAGGACTTGCATCTCCAGCGCCTCAGTCCCCGAGCCCTTCCTCGGAACCCTCGCGCGTCTCCGCCTCCGCAGCGCGCCGCGGGGCGTCGCCTGCGCCCTCCGCCGTAGGCCCTCCAAATACAAG ACTAAAATCCAGAGTGAGGAGGAGGTGGTGCCTGCAGAAGCTGTCATGGACGACGATGATGAGGATGGTGCATTGGAAGCACTTTTCAAGCAGCTGGAAGAAGATCTTGAGAATGATGATTTATCTGTTGACGACGATGAAGATGAGATATCAGAAGAAGATATGGCCAGATTTGAAAAGGAGTTGGCAGAAGCAATTGAAGAAGTCGGTGGCGTTGATGAATCAGCAGGAGATTCATTACTGAGCTCTGCAGACTATGGTAATGATGAGCAAATAGATGGGAGCCAACGACCAGAGCTGAAAACCTGGCAACTCAGGAGATTGGCTCGTGCACTGAAAATAGGTCGGCGTAAAACTAGT ATAAAGAATCTTGCAGGGGAGCTAGGCTTAGATAGGGCTTTGGTCATTGAACTGCTCCGCAATCCACCACCAAAACTTCTACTCATGTCTGATTCTTTGCCTGATGAAGCCCCTTCTAAGCCTGAAGTGAAGGAACAAGAACCCCCTAATTCAGCCACTGTTGATGAGGTTGATACCAGTGAAATCGAGCCACAGGTGGATCTTCCGGTTCATGTCATGAGCGCAGAATGGTCTGCGCGGAAAAGACTAAAAAAGGTGCAACTTGAGACCTTGGAAAGAGTCTACTTGCGGAGCAAACGCCCCACG AATACAATGATCAGCAGCATAGTTCAAGTGACAAACCTTCCACGAAAGACCATTGTCAAGTGGTTTGAGGATAGAAGGGAACAAGATGGAGTCCCTGACCATCGTGTTGCATTCAAGAGATCCCTATCTGAGACTGTAGCTAGTTCATAA
- the LOC112891044 gene encoding uncharacterized protein LOC112891044, protein MQEYVEGWLDARDDVWDEGQPHTEASYAAYPRWYFLRMRPYVTLSRIDDAEHQHQPTISDTYPSYRDQEQRGAIDLIKFAEIEATSQITLHDRGVRVPEAQYKDSLRKIQDSLTRALRALTCRGRDDVGASSSSHASAHVYAAGPSSSAALHAASSGTAASSSFMHSTAMGPPPARMEPQTFGAYAPGTSLPSRCQLHQLHRTFRAMLSMHGRRKLLHTVVHSVCRTGTTGRAAPLLGRSWWAAAPSLTSLVHPRRTTL, encoded by the exons ATGCAAGAGTACGTAGAAGGGTGGCTTGACGCacgtgacgatgtgtgggacgagggGCAGCCACACACGGAGGCGTCATACGCTGCATACCCCCGCTGGTACTTCCTTCGCAtgcgtccgtacgtcactctttcacgtattgatgacgcggagcatcagcaccagccgaccatctcggacacgtatccctcgtaccgtgatcaggagcagcgtggcgcg attGATCTGATCAAGTTCGCGGAGatcgaagctacatctcagatcacgttgcatgaccgtggagtacgtgtaccggaggcacaaTACAAGGACAGCTtgcgtaagattcaagacagcttgacgcgagcgttacgtgcactgacgtgtcgcggcagagacgacgtgggggcctccagttcatctcatgcgtccgctcACGTGTACGCAGCTGGCCCGTCATCCTCTGCAGCActgcacgcagcgtccagcggtactgccgctagttcaagct tcatgcactcgacggcaatgggacctcctcctgcaagaatggagcctcagacttttggcgcctatgctccaggaacgtctctcccgtcacGATGCCAGCTGCACCAGCTGCACCGTACTTTCAGGGCtatgctcagcatgcatggtcgacggaagctcctgcatacggtggtccattcggtgtgccggactgggacgactgggagggcggctccgtTACTTGGTCGGAGCTGGTGGGCAGCGGCGccgagcctgacatcattggtccatccCAGACGTACGACGCTCTAA
- the LOC112889191 gene encoding peptidyl-prolyl cis-trans isomerase CYP63-like → MARKKNPFVFLDVAIGDDRAGKMVFELFADVVPKTAENFGALCTGEKGVGKTTISPLYYRGTKFHKIMKGLMAQGGDFSKNNGTGGESIYGGTFEDENFVLSHDDRGLLSMANTGPNTNGSQFFITFKPAPLLTGRILSLASLFLEMIVSRSPSRRSKRRQSRRHRRSSGRSSVHSPTSHHQPRRSSSRGASPPCRRRARSPSPDNGRSLSRSGGSSHGSPKRIRKGRGFTRRYSFVQRYRSPTSSRFSVRSDHYGGRNNRDRYATYQSSHYHRRYISPSIGRASSRRRSRC, encoded by the exons ATGGCAAGAAAGAAAAATCCCTTTGTTTTCCTAGATGTGGCGATTGGTGATGATCGTGCAGGGAAAATGGTTTTTGAG CTGTTTGCTGATGTTGTTCCCAAGACAGCTGAGAACTTTGGAGCATTGTGCACAG GAGAGAAGGGAGTTGGAAAAACAACTATATCACCACTGTATTATAGGGGCACAAAATTTCACAAGATTATGAAGGGACTCATGGCACAG GGCGGCGACTTCTCGAAAAACAATG GGACTGGTGGAGAGAGTATATATGGTGGAACATTTGAAG ATGAAAATTTTGTCTTGAGCCATGATGATCGTGGTCTATTATCGATGGCAAATACTGGACCGAACACAAACGGTTCGCAATTCTTCATTACATTCAAGCCTGCACCTCTCTTGACAG GAAGAATACTGTCTTTGGCAAGCTTATTCTTGGAGATGAT CGTTAGCAGGAGCCCATCAAGACGCTCTAAAAGGAGACAAAGCCGAAGACACAGGAGATCATCTGGGAGAAGTTCTGTGCATAGCCCTACATCACATCATCAACCTCGTAGGAGCAGCAGCAGGGGTGCTAGTCCACCTTGCCGTCGCAGGGCAAGATCACCCTCACCTGATAATGGTAGAAGCCTGTCCAGGAGTGGTGGTTCTTCTCATGGATCTCCAAAGCGCATAAGAAAGGGCCGTGGTTTCACTCGGCGTTACTCCTTTGTACAAAGATACCGATCACCCACTTCCAGTCGTTTCTCTGTTAGGTCAGACCACTATGGTGGAAGAAACAATCGTGACAG GTACGCAACCTATCAAAGCTCCCATTATCACAGACGGTACATAAGCCCATCCATAGGAAGAGCATCATCTCG GCGTAGGAGCCGTTGCTGA
- the LOC112888771 gene encoding uncharacterized protein LOC112888771 yields MGTSHSARLLFPDRSSQLTRFTQEAISKMLPFVDVIVATSDEAFLSKWEDAPYKKLKTLLNVRDALCQALSKIQSPSMPETSEEVQRIQSEMVTLLSAKEGKVDEAIWNTMEEIRRRILEPMDRGINSSGTHTPRVSPIIYNVTRSVISYVLFLRTNYSSVAPILYEAASLGKIVTEIGNTNPLSSLAVEMISCVEEKVDKKSQSFLDQSIRFLFLANNSYLIRELLHHSISESVPESHMQALTNKVEGCIRDYIQVSWAPLLSCLNYTTPSRLGRDSPLTKFEREFQKTYNTQKLWPVRNPALRRKLREAIAEKVISGFTKYLVDNNITARKRKVTPKKMEEMLQELFEG; encoded by the coding sequence ATGGGGACCAGCCATTCTGCGAGGTTGCTCTTTCCTGATCGTTCTTCCCAGCTTACAAGATTTACCCAGGAAGCCATTTCGAAAATGCTCCCTTTTGTCGACGTTATTGTTGCTACCAGTGATGAAGCTTTTCTTAGCAAATGGGAGGATGCACCATACAAGAAGCTCAAGACCTTGCTGAATGTACGCGACGCTCTGTGCCAAGCCTTGTCAAAGATCCAGTCGCCATCCATGCCGGAGACCTCTGAAGAAGTTCAAAGGATACAGAGTGAGATGGTGACCCTCTTGTCAGCAAAGGAGGGCAAGGTAGATGAGGCCATCTGGAACACAATGGAGGAGATTCGGAGACGTATCCTGGAGCCGATGGACCGTGGTATCAACTCGTCGGGTACTCACACTCCGCGAGTATCCCCGATCATTTACAACGTCACTCGGTCCGTAATAAGCTATGTCTTGTTCCTGCGGACCAATTACTCGTCAGTGGCTCCAATCCTATACGAAGCAGCTAGTCTTGGTAAGATTGTGACTGAGATTGGCAACACAAACCCTTTGTCTAGTCTCGCAGTGGAGATGATCTCCTGTGTAGAAGAAAAGGTCGACAAGAAGTCGCAATCGTTCCTGGACCAGAGCATCAGATTCCTATTCTTGGCCAACAACTCATACTTGATACGGGAGCTGCTGCATCACTCAATTTCTGAGTCGGTTCCCGAATCACATATGCAAGCACTCACCAACAAAGTCGAGGGCTGCATACGGGATTATATACAGGTATCTTGGGCACCGTTATTATCTTGCTTGAACTACACTACACCTTCTCGCCTCGGGAGAGACTCCCCGCTTACCAAGTTCGAGAGAGAATTTCAAAAAACATACAATACCCAAAAGCTGTGGCCGGTTCGAAACCCAGCGCTGAGGAGAAAGCTGCGGGAGGCTATCGCTGAAAAAGTCATTTCAGGCTTTACAAAATACTTGGTGGATAACAACATCACCGCCCGGAAACGGAAAGTCACTCCCAAGAAGATGGAGGAAATGCTACAGGAGCTATTCGAAGGGTGA
- the LOC112888773 gene encoding uncharacterized protein LOC112888773, giving the protein MRRSSSGARVAEGSGGGVPSVSEAALPTYDPLSAAGRREAARARALARAVHCIPVVLLVCAFLLWLSASSRTHLD; this is encoded by the exons ATGAGGCGGTCGTCGAGCGGGGCGCGCGTCGCGGAGGGAAGTGGCGGCGGCGTCCCCAGCGTGAGCGAGGCGGCGCTGCCGACGTACGACCCGCTGTCGGCGGCGGGACggcgggaggcggcgcgggcgcgggcgctggcgcgCGCCGTGCACTGCATCCCCGTGGTGCTGCTCGTCTGCGCCTTCCTCCTCTGGCTCTCGGCGTCCTCCCGCACCCACCTCG ATTGA